The Skermanella pratensis genome has a window encoding:
- a CDS encoding DUF4399 domain-containing protein, protein MRSNALVAGLAAGLVSLIAVTATVTGATAAERRPAPKDAYAYIGWPNDGEVVTGRFKVWLGLRNFGVAPSGIDRPNTGHHHLIIDRDLPPLDEPIPNDRNHIHLGGGQTETFLELPPGRHTIQLLMGDFDHVPHDPPVTSKRITITVR, encoded by the coding sequence ATGAGATCGAACGCCCTGGTCGCCGGCCTCGCCGCAGGACTGGTTTCCCTCATCGCCGTCACGGCCACGGTCACCGGCGCCACCGCCGCCGAGCGCCGGCCGGCGCCGAAGGACGCCTACGCCTATATCGGCTGGCCCAACGACGGCGAGGTCGTGACCGGCCGCTTCAAGGTCTGGCTCGGCCTGCGCAACTTCGGGGTGGCGCCCTCGGGCATCGACCGCCCCAACACCGGGCACCATCACCTGATCATCGACCGGGACCTGCCGCCGCTCGACGAACCGATCCCGAACGACCGGAACCACATCCATCTCGGCGGCGGACAGACGGAGACCTTCCTGGAACTGCCGCCCGGGCGCCACACCATCCAGCTCCTCATGGGCGATTTCGACCACGTGCCGCACGACCCGCCGGTGACTTCCAAGCGGATCACCATCACGGTCCGCTGA
- a CDS encoding adenylate/guanylate cyclase domain-containing protein: MQEVGTPDRKLDAGRPASRLLARPAGLSPPWFTGAITGAIILGIAAASFLLVRIVPPLRLADESFSDIQIGHFAPPEPQHAGIAMVALGEDSFAALACRSPVDRGFLADLVGRLRTAGVRAIGIDILFDQPTLPELDEALRRRLAEPGVPVVAISALEQTALTEKQHAFLGAFLSGIPHGYANLAKDALDGSVRWHVPAAADGTPSFPARLALAVGAEPPSGPFRIAWRAGPDEATPPFPIYPAELVHLLPPDWLAGKVVLVGTVLSGTDRHRTPLSRTGTSMPGVEIQAHVLAQMLEGRAGGRLAPGWEGVLTLALAAAGVTLAVAGLPVWLLAASGAALTTALWAGAAALFAAGGPLVPLLAPSLALAGGIGGMAAHRSLRERADRRTLMRLFATHVSQPVAEEMWRERATFMAGGRPKPQQLTATVLFSDIRGFTTICETLPPEALIRWLDTYLEAMTRLVGEHDGVVLRFIGDAVLAVFGAPVARTTQAEIDADAARAMGCALAMGRELESLNRLWREEGLPPVIIRVGIHTGPLVVGSLGGERHREYSLLGDTANTAARLEAHAKEVAETTSPWCQVIVGEATWKAAGPGIAGLPVGEIALRGKSNPVRVWLLRDGPFSGP; encoded by the coding sequence TTGCAGGAGGTCGGAACGCCCGATCGGAAGCTTGACGCCGGCAGGCCGGCCAGCCGGCTCCTCGCCCGGCCCGCGGGACTGTCGCCGCCCTGGTTCACGGGGGCGATCACGGGCGCGATCATCCTGGGCATCGCGGCCGCCTCCTTCCTGCTCGTCCGGATCGTGCCGCCGCTGAGGCTGGCCGACGAGAGCTTCAGCGACATCCAGATCGGGCATTTCGCCCCTCCGGAGCCCCAGCACGCCGGGATCGCCATGGTGGCCCTGGGGGAAGACAGTTTCGCGGCGCTGGCCTGCCGGTCCCCGGTGGACCGCGGGTTCCTGGCGGATCTGGTCGGCCGGCTCAGGACGGCGGGCGTCCGGGCCATCGGCATCGACATCCTGTTCGACCAGCCCACCCTGCCGGAGCTGGACGAGGCCCTGCGCCGCCGGCTGGCCGAGCCGGGCGTCCCGGTGGTGGCGATCTCCGCGCTGGAGCAGACCGCCCTGACGGAGAAGCAGCACGCGTTCCTCGGCGCTTTCCTTTCCGGCATCCCGCACGGCTACGCCAACCTGGCGAAGGACGCGCTGGACGGTTCCGTCCGCTGGCACGTGCCGGCGGCAGCGGACGGGACGCCGAGCTTCCCCGCGCGGCTGGCGCTCGCCGTGGGCGCGGAGCCGCCTTCCGGTCCTTTCCGCATCGCCTGGCGCGCCGGGCCGGACGAGGCGACGCCGCCGTTTCCCATATATCCCGCGGAGCTGGTCCACCTGCTGCCGCCGGACTGGCTGGCGGGCAAGGTGGTCCTGGTCGGCACCGTGCTGTCGGGAACGGACCGCCACCGGACGCCGCTGTCCAGGACCGGGACCAGCATGCCGGGGGTGGAGATCCAGGCCCATGTCCTGGCCCAGATGCTGGAGGGGCGCGCCGGCGGACGGCTGGCCCCGGGCTGGGAGGGCGTCCTGACCCTGGCGCTCGCCGCCGCCGGGGTGACGCTGGCCGTGGCCGGGCTGCCGGTCTGGCTGCTCGCCGCGTCGGGCGCCGCGCTGACGACGGCGCTGTGGGCGGGAGCCGCCGCCCTGTTCGCCGCGGGCGGGCCGCTGGTCCCCCTGCTTGCCCCCTCGCTGGCCCTGGCGGGCGGGATCGGCGGCATGGCGGCGCACCGGTCGCTGCGCGAGCGGGCCGACCGCCGGACCCTGATGCGGCTGTTCGCCACCCATGTCTCCCAGCCGGTTGCGGAGGAGATGTGGCGGGAACGGGCGACATTCATGGCGGGAGGGCGGCCGAAGCCGCAGCAGCTCACCGCCACGGTCCTCTTCTCGGACATCCGGGGCTTCACGACGATCTGCGAGACGCTGCCGCCCGAGGCCCTGATCCGCTGGCTCGACACCTATCTGGAAGCCATGACCCGGCTGGTCGGCGAGCATGACGGGGTGGTGCTGCGCTTCATCGGCGACGCGGTCCTGGCCGTGTTCGGGGCGCCGGTCGCCCGCACCACCCAGGCCGAGATCGACGCCGACGCGGCGCGGGCGATGGGCTGCGCCCTCGCCATGGGCCGCGAGCTGGAGAGCCTGAACCGGCTGTGGCGGGAGGAAGGACTGCCGCCCGTGATCATCCGGGTCGGCATCCATACCGGTCCGTTGGTGGTCGGCAGCCTGGGAGGGGAGCGCCACCGGGAATATTCGCTGCTGGGCGACACGGCCAACACCGCCGCCCGCCTGGAGGCCCATGCCAAGGAGGTGGCGGAGACGACGTCGCCCTGGTGCCAGGTGATCGTCGGCGAGGCCACCTGGAAGGCGGCCGGCCCCGGCATCGCGGGCCTGCCGGTCGGCGAGATCGCGCTCCGCGGCAAGAGCAATCCCGTCCGCGTCTGGCTGCTGCGGGACGGGCCTTTCAGCGGACCGTGA
- a CDS encoding DUF4384 domain-containing protein — protein MLIRYPRTRRPPGWLALAFSLCAAGTAAADQAIVVAATVPGFTVGQVVEDGAPVHLPEGTNALFLFASGRTITVKGPFDGPLDRLSGGTPPQGRLSGLFGGDRFAQNDLGAARSVGPAPGGQPGGLAPIDLSLPGTWCAAAGQLPELRKPADPAFERAILHAADGGETEVSWQDGAAVQPWPARAPLADGARMLAMSGDRTRSNALVLRVIEDREATAGDPGALAVALVQAGCSRQAEYVLTGMGEALAPLDLYLSSDRGLYPTYRRGDQIRLVLQTNRDAHLYCYLRRRNDLIPIFPSYQSNGSLVEGHTPMTFPGDRMPLPLSASELGGDSEVRCFAADQDLSPSLSAEAQAFSPMDGDAVERLEATLDGLKRTRLVVAQIVLRVE, from the coding sequence ATGCTGATCCGATACCCCCGAACCAGGCGGCCGCCGGGCTGGCTGGCCCTGGCATTCTCGCTCTGCGCCGCCGGAACCGCCGCAGCCGATCAGGCCATCGTCGTCGCCGCCACCGTCCCGGGCTTCACCGTGGGCCAGGTGGTCGAGGACGGCGCCCCGGTCCATCTGCCGGAAGGGACCAACGCCCTGTTCCTGTTCGCCAGCGGGCGGACGATCACGGTCAAGGGTCCCTTCGACGGCCCGCTCGACCGGCTGTCCGGCGGCACGCCGCCCCAGGGCCGCCTGTCCGGACTGTTCGGCGGCGACCGTTTCGCCCAGAACGACCTGGGCGCCGCCCGTTCCGTCGGCCCGGCGCCGGGTGGCCAGCCCGGCGGTCTGGCCCCGATCGACCTGTCGCTGCCGGGGACCTGGTGCGCCGCGGCCGGACAGTTGCCGGAACTCCGGAAGCCGGCCGACCCGGCTTTCGAACGGGCGATCCTGCACGCCGCCGACGGCGGGGAAACCGAGGTCTCTTGGCAGGACGGCGCCGCGGTGCAGCCCTGGCCGGCACGGGCGCCGCTGGCCGACGGCGCTCGGATGCTCGCCATGAGCGGCGACCGGACCCGGAGCAACGCGCTGGTGCTCCGGGTGATCGAGGACCGGGAAGCGACGGCCGGCGACCCCGGCGCGCTGGCCGTGGCGCTCGTCCAGGCCGGCTGCAGCCGGCAAGCGGAATATGTCCTCACCGGCATGGGCGAAGCCCTGGCCCCGCTGGACCTGTATCTGTCGTCCGACCGCGGGCTCTACCCGACGTACCGGCGCGGCGACCAGATCCGGCTGGTGCTCCAGACCAACCGGGACGCGCACCTGTACTGCTATCTGAGGCGGCGGAACGACCTGATCCCGATCTTCCCGTCGTACCAGTCGAACGGCTCGCTGGTCGAGGGCCACACGCCCATGACGTTCCCGGGCGACAGGATGCCGCTCCCCCTGTCCGCGTCGGAGCTTGGCGGCGACAGCGAGGTCCGCTGCTTCGCCGCCGACCAGGACCTGTCGCCTTCGCTGTCCGCCGAAGCCCAGGCGTTCAGCCCGATGGACGGCGACGCCGTCGAGCGGCTGGAAGCCACGCTGGACGGGTTGAAGCGGACGCGGCTGGTGGTCGCCCAGATCGTGCTGCGGGTCGAGTGA